The Cloacibacillus sp. genome window below encodes:
- the rpmG gene encoding 50S ribosomal protein L33, producing MADIIGLQCTECKCRNYVTLVNKKKATKKLEKKKYCKFCDKHTLHKECK from the coding sequence ATGGCTGACATCATCGGTCTTCAGTGCACAGAGTGCAAATGCCGCAACTATGTTACGCTTGTAAACAAGAAAAAGGCGACCAAAAAGCTGGAGAAGAAAAAGTACTGCAAGTTCTGCGATAAGCACACCTTGCATAAAGAATGCAAATAG
- the nusG gene encoding transcription termination/antitermination protein NusG, which yields MSELFGNTQERRWYIVQTYSGYENKVKANLDQRIATMGMEDRIFRVLVPVEEKVTIKEGKTKRVKRKVFPSYVLVEMILEDQSWYVVRHTPGVTGFVGSGNHPIPLSPKEAEDIMQKLGKEAKPKVEVDFKVGDMMQMKTGPFAGSSGPVVDVDADKAKIKFRITAFGRETDVEADYNDLEKI from the coding sequence ATGAGCGAATTATTTGGAAATACACAGGAACGCCGCTGGTACATAGTACAGACCTATTCAGGATATGAGAATAAGGTCAAGGCAAACCTCGATCAGCGTATAGCGACGATGGGCATGGAAGACAGGATTTTCCGTGTCCTTGTTCCCGTTGAAGAAAAGGTAACCATAAAAGAGGGAAAGACCAAACGCGTTAAGAGGAAGGTCTTCCCAAGCTATGTCCTTGTCGAAATGATACTTGAAGATCAGTCCTGGTATGTCGTTCGCCACACTCCCGGAGTAACGGGCTTTGTCGGTTCCGGAAACCACCCCATCCCCCTTTCGCCTAAAGAGGCTGAAGACATCATGCAGAAGCTCGGCAAAGAGGCCAAGCCGAAGGTAGAGGTGGATTTCAAGGTCGGCGATATGATGCAGATGAAGACCGGTCCGTTTGCGGGAAGCAGCGGTCCTGTCGTCGACGTCGACGCGGACAAAGCAAAGATAAAATTCCGGATTACGGCCTTCGGCAGAGAGACAGACGTGGAGGCAGATTACAACGACCTCGAAAAGATATAG
- the secE gene encoding preprotein translocase subunit SecE: MDKVLDYIRESRAELKKVTWPTKQQLWYSTIIVIVVTAVASAYLGLVDLILTGIFSKIIQ, from the coding sequence ATGGATAAAGTCCTCGACTACATCCGGGAATCTAGAGCTGAGCTTAAAAAGGTAACATGGCCCACAAAACAGCAGTTATGGTATTCGACCATCATTGTTATCGTCGTGACGGCCGTCGCCTCAGCCTATCTCGGGCTGGTAGATTTGATTCTGACTGGAATATTCTCTAAGATTATCCAGTAG